CTCGTAGGCGTCGAAGAGGTACTGGCGCAGCATGGTGAAGGCCCAGTCGCCCTTCGGCAGTTCGACCAGGCGGACGTTGGTGAACCCGTCCGCGTCACGGAAGAAGGCGAGGCGGTCGGGGTCGGAGCCGTCCAGCTCGCGGCGCAGGTCCAGATAAAGGGAGGCGTGCCCCAGCTCGTCCTGCGCGATGTTCGCCAGGGCGATGTCCTCTTCCAGAATCGGCGCGTGTCCGGTCCACTCGCCGTCCCGGTGCGCGAGGATAATCTCGTCGTCGGCCAGGGCGGTGAGCTTGCGAATCAGGGCAGGCTGAAGTTCGGGCGCAAGGGTCTCCTGCTGGGCGCTGGCCGCTGGCGACTGGCTGCTGGCCGTCATTCCTGCGCCTCCTTCACGCGCCCCGGCATCCGGCCCTCGCGCTTGAGTTCACCGACGTGCCTGCCGATCACGCCGTAATACTGCTGCTGCTTGTAGGTCTTGTCCTTCGCGGGGGCGAACCAGCTTTCCACCGTGCCGGGGTCGTCGTCGGTGCGAACCACGGCGGATTCGGGAAAGACCAGCCAGGTGAGCGCGTCGGGGTACTGCTCGCGCGCCTGCCGCAGCGCGTCGCCGGGACCGCTCGCCTCCAGGGTGCCCACCAGGTCCACGAAGGTCATGGACCGCTTGTGCGTGCGCTTGAGGCCCAGGTGGTACGTGCCTGCCTCGCCGGGAGTCTCCAGCAGGGCAGGCTGGGTGTTCACCTCCTCGGGCGTGGCGGTCAGGATGTCGGCCTCGCGCACAGTCCAGAGGCTCACGGCGGCGGGACGGCGCACGAAGACGTTGCGGGCGGTCAGCAGCGCGTGGTCGGGGTCGCCTGCGTGGACGCTGCCGACCGCCTGATAGGGCCGGCCCGGCGCGTCCTGCTTGAAGACCTCCCAGCGGGGCCACTGGGTATCGGGGGATGGGGAAAGGGGTTGGGATGTGGTCATGGTTTCACCAGGGAGGCAGTGATGCGGGTTGAGTGATGAGAGGAAGCGACGCCTCGACCCTCATCACTCACAGCTCATCACTTCTCAATCCGCCGCCTGCCCCATCTGCCGCGCCGCATACGCCTGCATGGCTTCCCGCACCCAGGCCCCGTCGTCGTGGGCCTGCTGGCGTGCGCCCAGGCGTTCCTTGTTGAGGCCCTGCTGGCCCTTCACGACCGCCCAGAACTCTTCCCAGTTGATGGGGCCATGCTTCCAGTTGCCGTTCTCGTCCTGGTGCAGGTCGGGGTCGGGGATGGTCAGGCCGGCTTCGAGCAGTTCGGGGACGTGCTCGTTGATGAACTCCTGGCGGACCTCGTCGTTGGTCTTGAGCTTGATGCCCCAGCCCGCCAGCGCGCCGGTGTTGGGGCTGTCGGCGTCGTGCGGACCCAGCATCATCAGGGAAGGCCACCACCAGCGGTTCAGGGCGTCCTGGGCCATCTGGCGCTGTTCGGGCGTGCCCTGGGCGTACTGCACGA
Above is a genomic segment from Deinococcus carri containing:
- a CDS encoding phenylacetic acid degradation protein gives rise to the protein MTTSQPLSPSPDTQWPRWEVFKQDAPGRPYQAVGSVHAGDPDHALLTARNVFVRRPAAVSLWTVREADILTATPEEVNTQPALLETPGEAGTYHLGLKRTHKRSMTFVDLVGTLEASGPGDALRQAREQYPDALTWLVFPESAVVRTDDDPGTVESWFAPAKDKTYKQQQYYGVIGRHVGELKREGRMPGRVKEAQE